The Zingiber officinale cultivar Zhangliang chromosome 9A, Zo_v1.1, whole genome shotgun sequence genome window below encodes:
- the LOC122020749 gene encoding uncharacterized protein LOC122020749: MEGRELRRSVTLSDQLSVDDSSRLGDLLKIREEEETRFSLRESLIVGPVVTCEKEEDSAADGGDGNGGRTLLDIILQEHEVNGVAEDGNSSSSAEWKTLRDHFLLHSDGASSRCQLRSSSNPVRDNSGHLIPAAASSESNYNSDLADPQPTDVAAVAPTEVLTASELNNADDSAVAEGEEEGVEEPGRVSLMALLEQTDRQWGGSGREGLSPLATAAEDEEDSGGGGAMSYMCCVCMVRHKGAAFIPCGHTFCRTCSRELWLGRGSCPLCNRQILEVLDIF; encoded by the coding sequence ATGGAAGGTAGGGAGCTCCGGCGAAGCGTGACGTTGTCGGATCAGTTGTCGGTCGACGACTCGTCCAGACTCGGAGACCTCCTCAAGATTCGGGAGGAGGAAGAGACGCGATTCTCCCTCCGCGAGTCGTTGATCGTGGGGCCGGTTGTCACATGCGAAAAGGAAGAAGACTCCGCCGCTGACGGTGGCGACGGCAACGGTGGAAGGACGCTCCTCGACATCATCCTGCAGGAGCACGAGGTGAATGGGGTCGCGGAGGACGGGAACTCTAGCAGTTCCGCCGAATGGAAGACTCTGAGAGACCACTTCCTCCTCCATAGCGACGGTGCTTCCTCCCGCTGCCAGCTTCGATCAAGCTCGAATCCCGTGCGCGATAATTCCGGCCACCTCATTCCCGCCGCAGCCTCCTCGGAGTCCAATTATAACTCAGACCTTGCTGACCCACAACCCACTGACGTCGCTGCGGTGGCACCAACGGAAGTACTTACAGCTAGCGAACTAAACAACGCCGATGATTCCGCTGTTGCAGAGGGGGAGGAGGAGGGGGTGGAAGAGCCGGGCAGAGTGTCGCTGATGGCATTACTGGAGCAGACCGACCGTCAATGGGGCGGGAGCGGGAGGGAAGGGCTATCTCCGTTGGCAACGGCGGCGGAGGACGAGGAGGACAGCGGCGGCGGAGGGGCGATGTCATAcatgtgctgtgtgtgcatggtAAGGCACAAAGGAGCTGCCTTTATCCCCTGCGGCCACACCTTCTGCCGCACCTGCTCACGCGAGCTCTGGCTCGGCCGTGGCAGCTGCCCCCTCTGCAACCGCCAAATTCTCGAGGTCCTCGACATCTTCTAA